A genomic region of Bactrocera dorsalis isolate Fly_Bdor chromosome 3, ASM2337382v1, whole genome shotgun sequence contains the following coding sequences:
- the LOC105223851 gene encoding putative sodium-dependent multivitamin transporter — protein MEPSFDSWDFAVLITILAISAMIGIYYRYTGGKQKTIKEYLLADQSMTTFPVAVSLMASFMSSITLLGVSSESYQFGTMFCIINLAYIISTPIAAYLFLPVFYRMRTMSVYEYLERRFGHSTRLAASIAYSIQMILYMGIVLYAPALALEAVTGVNKATAILVIGLICTFYSTIGGLKAVLITDVFQSLLMFAAIYAVIVVSAIKAGGLAPIWQVAEERNRIYFTDFSLDPTVRHTWLSLIVGGMVTYMSLYGVNQVQVQRLLSVRNLKSAQAALWWNLPILSLLSFSTLFSGLAIFHYYKNCDPLLEGRIQSRDQLMPLFAVDTMGQYPGLCGLFVSGIFSASLSTVSSAVSSLSTVTLEDYIKPLYKHFTKTPLHETKSTLPSKIMACIYGLVCIGMAFTASSMGGVLQASLTIFGVIGGPLLALFTLGLCTTRPNQRGVLLGLLIGFIFSFIIGFGGPKQPPTPLDFKDDGCPAAGNGNMTLVAAALTQAFNTTTAQPTTASPPIEYNWFYRLSYLWFSVIGFLITIIGGYVLSLLLEALRWADNKQIYLDNKQIDVDLFIPPLARRLRRRDVEEMTKL, from the exons ATGGAGCCCAGTTTTGATAGTTGGGACTTTGCCGTGCTGATTACCATATTGGCAATATCGGCTATGATTGGCATTTACTATCGCTATACGGGCGGAAAGCAGAAAACAATTAAAGAATACCTCCTGGCCGATCAGAGTATGACCACATTTCCGGTTGCTGTGAGCTTGATGGCGAGTTTTATGTCCTCCATCACGCTACTGGGTGTTTCCAGTGAAAGTTATCAATTTGGCACCATGTTTTGTATAATCAATTTGGCGTACATCATAAGCACACCGATTGCAGCATATTTATTCCTACCGGTCTTCTATCGCATGCGCACCATGAGCGTTTATGAATACTTGGAGCGTCGTTTTGGTCACTCAACACGTCTCGCTGCTTCGATTGCCTACTCCATACAGATGATACTTTATATGGGCATTGTACTTTATGCGCCGGCGTTAGCCCTGGAAGCTGTTACCGGTGTAAACAAAGCAACCGCTATATTGGTTATTGGTTTAATTTGTACCTTCTACTCGACTATTGGTGGCCTAAAAGCTGTACTGATAACCGATGTCTTTCAATCGCTTTTAATGTTCGCTGCCATTTACGCAGTAATCGTGGTGTCGGCAATCAAAGCTGGTGGTCTGGCGCCAATTTGGCAAGTAGCCGAGGAGCGTAATCGTATATATTTCACGGACTTTTCTCTGGATCCCACTGTGCGACACACGTGGTTGAGTCTCATTGTTGGTGGAATGGTGACTTATATGTCTTTGTATGGTGTCAATCAGGTGCAAGTGCAACGTTTATTGAGTGTACGCAATTTGAAGAGCGCCCAGGCGGCACTCTGGTGGAATTTGCCCATTTTGAGTTTGCTCAGTTTCAGCACATTGTTCAGTGGTTTAGCGATATTTCACTATTACAAAAATTGTGATCCGCTACTGGAGGGTAGAATACAATCGAGAGATCAATTGATGCCTTTATTTGCGGTGGATACAATGG GTCAGTATCCTGGCTTATGTGGTCTCTTCGTATCGGGCATCTTCTCCGCCAGTCTCTCGACGGTTTCATCAGCCGTCAGCTCACTATCGACTGTAACGTTAGAAGACTACATCAAACCATTGTATAAACACTTTACGAAAACACCGTTACATGAAACAAAATCAACACTGCCAAGTAAAATTATGGCCTGCATTTATGGGCTTGTCTGCATCGGCATGGCTTTCACGGCTAGTTCTATGGGTGGTGTTTTACAAGCATCTCTCACCATTTTCGGTGTAATTGGTGGACCATTATTGGCACTCTTTACACTCGGCTTATGTACGACGCGTCCGAATCAACGTGGCGTACTTTTGGGTCTACTAATCGGTTTCATATTTTCCTTCATTATCGGTTTTGGTGGTCCGAAACAACCGCCAACCCCGTTAGATTTTAAAGATGATGGTTGCCCAGCTGCTGGTAATGGTAATATGACTTTGGTCGCCGCGGCCCTTACTCAGGCGTTTAATACGACAACCGCGCAACCAACAACAGCGTCGCCACCAATTGAATATAATTGGTTCTATAGATTGTCATACTTGTGGTTCTCCGTAATTGGTTtcttaataacaataattggAGGTTATGTTTTAAGTTTGCTATTGGAGGCCTTGAGATGGGCTGACAATAAACAAATCTATTTAGATAATAAGCAAATCGATGTAGACTTATTCATACCACCGTTGGCTCGAAGATTAAGAAGGCGTGACGTTGAAGAAATGACAAAGTTATAA